In Zingiber officinale cultivar Zhangliang chromosome 1A, Zo_v1.1, whole genome shotgun sequence, the DNA window TGGCGATTTTTGCTCTGCTCTGTTGGGCAGGCAATTATTCGAGTCGTCATATGCGACGTCGGACTTCCCCGATGGCCGGCACTCTTCCGCCTCCCCCTTGAAGAAGTTGTACCCGAAGTTGAAGCTGGCGAGCCTCGGTAATTTGCAGATCGCCGCTGGCACAATGCCGGTGAGATTGTTGTGCGATAACTCCAACTCCTCCACCATGCTTAATCCCTCAAAGCTCTTCGATGTCAGCACTCCAGTGAGAGAATTCCGACTCACGTCCACCACCGTCGAATTGCCCAACATCCCGATCTCCAACGGCAGGCACCCGGTGAGGCCATTATTGAGGAGGACGAGCTCGTTTAGCGTGGCTCCCATCTTTCCGATGCTCCTCGGAATGCATCCGCCGAGCTTGTTGTTGGCCAGAACCACGACAGAAGCCTTAGACTCGCCGAAATTTTCAGGAATGTGAGAGGTGAAGCGGTTGTCGTTCAAGAATATCGCGTCGAGGTCCATCTCGAAGAGGGCCGACGGCAAAGGACCCTCGAAGTCATTGAACCGAAGGTCGATGTACTTGAGCGAGGGCAGTCGGAGGACGACGTCCGGGAATGGGCCGACGAACCGGTTGTTGCTCGCATCGAACTCATGGAGGAGCTTAAGATCGGAGAAACTCTGAGGGATGACACCACAGAAGCGGTTGGAGTTAATGTGGAAGAGCGCTGCTTCGGTCAGCAGGCCAAGCTCGGCAGGAAGGTACCCAGCAATGTCGCCGCCGTTGAGGTCCGCCCCGGCCACGACGTTGGTGGAGGGGTCGTCGGGGGCTGGCGCGCAAACAATGCCATTGTAGTTGCATATGTCGGGGCCCACCCAGTTGCCGGTGAAATTGTTGGGGTCAGAGTAGATGGCGTCCTTCCAGGCCTGGAGGGCCACGTAGGCACGACGGAGACGGGGGTTGGCTATTTTGACGTCAATCTTG includes these proteins:
- the LOC122009179 gene encoding pollen-specific leucine-rich repeat extensin-like protein 3, with translation MEMVEMEAAVGRCLLLLLLLLCLILCYFPFSDGLTDIEAAAITRRQLIALSENEELTKDFEFDIKIDVKIANPRLRRAYVALQAWKDAIYSDPNNFTGNWVGPDICNYNGIVCAPAPDDPSTNVVAGADLNGGDIAGYLPAELGLLTEAALFHINSNRFCGVIPQSFSDLKLLHEFDASNNRFVGPFPDVVLRLPSLKYIDLRFNDFEGPLPSALFEMDLDAIFLNDNRFTSHIPENFGESKASVVVLANNKLGGCIPRSIGKMGATLNELVLLNNGLTGCLPLEIGMLGNSTVVDVSRNSLTGVLTSKSFEGLSMVEELELSHNNLTGIVPAAICKLPRLASFNFGYNFFKGEAEECRPSGKSDVAYDDSNNCLPNRAEQKSPTLCSPVVNRPVNCSRFECGYPSTPSPVVSRPVKPPPPPRSKLSPPAPYDSSPEKRVHSPPPPATPLQSPPSPYKVSPVTMVHSPPPPVSSPPPPPVYSPPPLPVQSPPPPVYSTPPPPPVYSPPPPPIHSPPPPPVYSPPPPPVFSSPPPPPKASPPPPPPVFSPPPPVYSPPPTPKASPPPPPVSSPPPPVYSPPPPPIFSPPPPVHSPPPPPVSSPPPPQWNNDFLPPVGGYSYASPPPPIYQGYN